The DNA window TCAGTAAAAACGGTTTTATCACAAAATAAAAACACCTTAAAAAAAGGTGACGTTTTTTTAATTAATAATCCGCACAATGGAGGATCTCATTTGCCAGACATTACTGCCGTGTCTCCAGTCATAATTAATAACAAACTTGTGTTTTTTGTGGCAACCCGCGGTCACCATTCGGACATTGGAGGAATCACTCCGGGGTCCATGTCGTCCACCGCAACTACTCTAGAGGAAGAAGGTGTGGTGATTGATAAATTTTTATTGGTAAGAGACGGAGCGTTTTTTCAAGAAGAGATTTCTACACTGTTGTCAAGTGGATTATACCCAGCACGAAATATTCCGGAGCGAGTTTCTGATCTTCGCGCCCAATGTGCCGCTAATGCAAAAGGAATACAGATTTTAGAACAATTAGTAGATGAAATGTCTTTAAATGTCGTTACGGCCTATATGCAGCACATACAGGACAACGCAACAGAGGCGATGGAAGAGGCTCTTAACATTTTCCTTGGTAACAAAAAAATATATAATAAAAAATTCATTGATACATTAGACGGTGGTCAGAAAATATGTGTAGAAATAATAATAAGTAGATCTGATAATAGGTGCAGAATAAAAATAGATTTTTCGGGTACCAGTTCTGAAATTAAGGAAAACTTAAACACGCCATCTTCGGTTGTTAAATCCGCTGTTCTTTATGTGTTGCGCACGCTTATTATGAAAAACATCCCGCTCAATTCTGGCTGTTTTCGACCAGTAGATATCATAATACCGAAAGATAGCCTTTTGAATCCATCCTCAACGGCTGCGGTAGCTGGTGGGAATGTGGAAACATCCCAAAGAATTGTCGATGTTTTGTATGGCGCGCTTGAGCTAACTGCAGCTTCACAGGGTACAATGAATAATTTTACATTTGGTTTACCGGATGGAAGTGGAAAACAATATTATGAGACTATCGCTGGCGGATCGGGAGCTACAAACGGCCACCATGGCGCATCTGCCGTTCAGGTGCACATGACAAACACGCGCATTACCGATCCGGAGGTATTAGAACAACGGTTCCCGGATATAAGAATTGAAAAATTTGCAATTCGGAAAAACTCTGGTGGCGATGGGAAATGGATTGGAGGTGATGGAGTGGAAAGAGCAATACGTTTTCTTAAAACAATGAAAGTATCTCTTTTAACTGAAAGGCGCGTATTTCCACCGTACGGTATGAAGTATGGTAATCCCGGGAAAATAGGGAAAAATATTTTAATTCAAGAGGATGGACAAGAAATAAAAATGGACGGAACGGAAGAGCAAACAATTAACCCCGGTGAAAAAATTGTAATAAAGACCCCCGGTGGTGGTGGGTATGGAAAAAGAACTTAAATTATTTTTGTAATTATTCCATTTTTCTCGGTAAAAAATAATATAAAATTCCACCAATTATACAAGCCATTACACCCTTCATCCATCCCGGGCCCTCTGGTAAAAATCCGCTTTCTTGTGTCCAAGATAATATGGCAAACGTAATGCCGAACGATGATAGATAAAGCCAAATAAATTTTTTCATACTTAATCCCTTAATGTTTAAAACACCGTGTGCTGGTGAAAATCATAGCTATGCCATATTCATCACAGGCGTCTATCACTTCCTGGTCTCGAATTGAACCGCCGGGCTGTACCACCACTTTAATCCCAGAATTTTTGATGGCATCTATACTGTCTCGAAACGGAAAATACGCATCGGAAGCTAAGACGCCGCCCTTCACATTTTTGCATCCCTTTCGCAAGGCCATGTGAACTGCATCCACGCGGCTCACCTGTCCGGCACCAAGCCCGACTGTCGTATTGTCTTTGGCGATCAAAATGCTATTTGATTTAGCATGGCGGAGTACCTTCCATGTGAATAAGGCTGTTTCAATGTCTTGTTCGGAAGGTTGCGCTTTAGTAACAGTTTTGTAGTGTTCGCGTGTTAAGGTATTAATGTCTGTATCTTGGACTAATAATCCACCATCAATATTTCGCACTTCTAATTTTTGGGTTCGTTTCCCAATTTTTCCGATTTCCAACACGCGTAGATTCTTTTTCTTTTTGAATATTTCTAGTGCTTCCGGATCAAAATCCGGCGCCAATACAATTTCTACAAATACTTTTTTGATTTCGATCGCCACGTCATTCGTGCAAGTTCGGTTGAGCGCAATAATGCCACCAAACGCTGATAGCGAATCCGCATTAAAAGCACGATTATAAACATCGAGTAAATTATCCCCAATAGCCACCCCGCAGGGATTTGAGTGTTTTACTACAACGCAGGCTGGTTTGTCAAATTCTCGAATGCAAGCCAAGGCGCCATCCGCATCCATGATATTATTATAGGATAATTTTTTCCCTTGATGAATCGTGGCATTCAAAATATTGGGCTCATTGTTTCCGGGGATTTTATAGGATGCAGCGGACTGATGGGGATTCTCACCATAGCGCATTTCAGAATGTTTTTCAAAGGTGAGCGAAAGATTATCAGACAAATCGTCACTCTTCAAATAATTGTGGATAATGGTGTCGTACTTTGCTGTGTGGCCAAACGCTTTGGACGAAAGTTGCTTCCGAGTTTTAAAAGAAATTTCTCCGGATTGCAATTCATCGATTATAGTGGAGTAATTGGAAGGATCCACTGTAACGCAAACCCAGCCCACATTTTTGGCAGCAGAACGAATCATAGTGGGGCCACCGATATCTACATTTTCTAATGCTAACGCCAAGTCACAATCATCACGGGAAATTGTTTCTGAAAAAGGATATAGATTACAGACCACAAGGTCGATCCATTTGACTTGATTGGCGGTAGCATCATCAGCATGTTTGTCCCGTAGCCCGAGAATTCCTCCCTCAACAAGCGGATTAATGGTTTTTACACGGCCATCCATGATTTCCGGAAATTTTGTATAATCACTTACATCGGTAACGGGAATATTGGCATCACGTAAAACTTTTGCAGTTCCGCCGGTTGACAAGATTTCTACGCCGTGGTTGTGTAAAGTTTGAGCGAACTCCACCACGCCCGTTTTGTCAAAGACAGAAATAAGCGCTCGGTTAATTTTGATTGGGTTTTGATTTAATAGTGGTTTTTTTATCATGTTGTTTCCTGCCACGAAGGCTCAAAGGCACAAAGATTTCATTTTATACTTTGTGTATTAGTGTCTTTGTGGCTAATCATTTTTATAGCTTCAATAAAGGCTTGTCCTTCTAATTCTTGTACTTTTGTTTTTAATGTTTCAATAGTATCGTCAGAATCTACATTACATTTTTTCTGAACTAAAATAGGTCCACCGTCCACGTCATCCGTAACAAAATGGATCGTGCACCCCGTTTCTGTTTCACCGTTTTTTAATACTTCTTCATGGACGTTGGTATCCATTCCGCCGGCATATTTAGGCAAAAGAGACGGATGAACATTTAACAACTTATCCCGCCATTCTTGGCAAAATTCAGTAGACAAAATTCGCATAAATCCAATGAGCAAAACCAGTTCAACATTATGGCTTTTCAATATAGCCGTCATTTCAGCATCAAAAGTTTCTCGCGATTTATCCTTATGAGAAATGAACACAGCCGGCACGCTATGATTTTCAGCTCTCTCTAATATATAGGCATTTTTGCGATTAGATAGAACCACAGAAACGTCCGAATCCAATTCACCGGACGCAATGGCATCCAATATGGCTTGTAAGTCTGTGCCGTTGGTTGAGCCAATAACGCCGAGTTTTATCATCGTAAAGCATTCATATGGTCAACCCGTTTTCGAATCACATCATCTGTCCCAATATCTGTCCGATGAAATAGTGGACCCGAAAGGGAAGACACTTCTTTTTCCGCAATTTTTTCTGCTTCAGAAATGGTATCTGCTATTCCCACAACAGCAACTGTTCTGCTTCCAATTTCTACAAGATTTGCGCCTTTAAAATCAACGGACGCATAAAACAATTCGTCTGGATTTTCGATTTTGGAAACATCAATAGGTTCGCCTTTTACAGGATTATCCGGATATCCTTCAGGCACGGCATATTTGCAAACAGTCGCTTTGTTGGCAAATTTTACATCCATTTGATCCAAAGTGCCATCGGCGATTCTGTGACACAATTCAATAAAATCAGATTCCAAAAGCGGCAACACATTCATGGCTTCCGGATCGCCGAATCGGGCGTTGTATTCAATGAGTTTTACTCCATTCGTCGTTGCCATAAATCCGCCATAAAGGATGCCTTTGTATCCGACCCCAAAATTATCTTTTACCGCCTTAGCGGTTTGAATATTAATTTCATGCGCTTGGGAAATATCATCATCCGACAAAAAAGGAAGCGAATGATTTGCATCAGAATAAGTCCCCATACCGCCGGTATTGGGTCCCGTATCTCCTTCGTATGCGCGCTTATGATCTTGGACGGC is part of the Candidatus Neomarinimicrobiota bacterium genome and encodes:
- the purH gene encoding bifunctional phosphoribosylaminoimidazolecarboxamide formyltransferase/IMP cyclohydrolase yields the protein MKINRALISVFDKTGVVEFAQTLHNHGVEILSTGGTAKVLRDANIPVTDVSDYTKFPEIMDGRVKTINPLVEGGILGLRDKHADDATANQVKWIDLVVCNLYPFSETISRDDCDLALALENVDIGGPTMIRSAAKNVGWVCVTVDPSNYSTIIDELQSGEISFKTRKQLSSKAFGHTAKYDTIIHNYLKSDDLSDNLSLTFEKHSEMRYGENPHQSAASYKIPGNNEPNILNATIHQGKKLSYNNIMDADGALACIREFDKPACVVVKHSNPCGVAIGDNLLDVYNRAFNADSLSAFGGIIALNRTCTNDVAIEIKKVFVEIVLAPDFDPEALEIFKKKKNLRVLEIGKIGKRTQKLEVRNIDGGLLVQDTDINTLTREHYKTVTKAQPSEQDIETALFTWKVLRHAKSNSILIAKDNTTVGLGAGQVSRVDAVHMALRKGCKNVKGGVLASDAYFPFRDSIDAIKNSGIKVVVQPGGSIRDQEVIDACDEYGIAMIFTSTRCFKH
- the purN gene encoding phosphoribosylglycinamide formyltransferase, whose product is MIKLGVIGSTNGTDLQAILDAIASGELDSDVSVVLSNRKNAYILERAENHSVPAVFISHKDKSRETFDAEMTAILKSHNVELVLLIGFMRILSTEFCQEWRDKLLNVHPSLLPKYAGGMDTNVHEEVLKNGETETGCTIHFVTDDVDGGPILVQKKCNVDSDDTIETLKTKVQELEGQAFIEAIKMISHKDTNTQSIK
- the purD gene encoding phosphoribosylamine--glycine ligase, giving the protein MKNIFLVIGSGAREHAIVRALDRSPQEKEIYCLASNMNPGIAELCDEILIGNFNDPEFVVNYAKEIGTTLAIIGPENPLANGVADELWSAGVKVVGPKKDLAQLETSKAFTRDLLKEYNIPGGPKYQTFNSMNGVAEFLNVLGENYVVKYDGLAGGKGVKVSGDHLHSHDEAIAYCQELVNSSGEFVIEEKFIGEEFSLMSFCDGDTLKHMPAVQDHKRAYEGDTGPNTGGMGTYSDANHSLPFLSDDDISQAHEINIQTAKAVKDNFGVGYKGILYGGFMATTNGVKLIEYNARFGDPEAMNVLPLLESDFIELCHRIADGTLDQMDVKFANKATVCKYAVPEGYPDNPVKGEPIDVSKIENPDELFYASVDFKGANLVEIGSRTVAVVGIADTISEAEKIAEKEVSSLSGPLFHRTDIGTDDVIRKRVDHMNALR